Within the Bradyrhizobium cosmicum genome, the region GCTCGCGGTGGCGCAGACCGGCTCAACACGACTCACCGCGCTTCCCGACGTGCCGACGCTGCACGATCTCAACCCCAAGTTTGAGCCGTTCTTCGGCTGGTCGGGCATGATCGCGCCGGCCAGTTTTCCGGAATCGCGCGCAGAGAGACTGGCGAAGGTCGTGCGCGATGCCCTCGCGAGCGATCCGAATGCGCGGGGTGGCCTCGATCGCGCCGGCAGTGAGGTTATGGGAACGGATCCCGCAGAGCTGCAATCACTCCGGGACAAGGAAGCCACGCGCTGGATCGAGGTAATTACAAGGCTCGGCCTGCGCTCGGCCGAGTGACGCACATTTCTCGACATCAATCGCTCGTCCAAGGGACTTTCGCCATGAATTGTCCGGAAAACATCATCTTTGTTGCGTTCGCTGTCGCCAACGCGTTCCGGCTGCTAGCCTACCTGCCGCAAATCTCGGTTCTTCTTAGGCAGAAGGACGCTGCCGCGGTGTCGTCCGCGACCTGGTTGCTGTTTACCGTGTCGAACGGCATCACGGCCGTCTATGCTGCGCGAATCGTCGCCGACACGGCCATGGCACTGACCTTCGCGAGCAACACAATCTGTTGCGCAACGATCGTTGCGCTCGTGCAATACAAACGTCGAAAAATTCGGCGAATGAAGTTGGGCAGTACCCCCTTTGGTCAATCGCGTCATCTTCCGCCCGAACACCGGATGTCCGCTTGTCTACCGACAGCGGCGGAATAGCAGACATTTTTCAACCGCCGCTCGGGGCCACAAGCTGACCTTGTTCGGAAGCGCCACTACCCTGCTTTGAAATGCTACGCCGTCAGTTCTTCGGCTTATTGTCGGTTATCCGTTCCTTCGCATTGATTGGTGCAGGTAGGCCGTATTTTTTCTGATGATCGAAGCTGCTCAATCTCGCGCGTCCGTCTTGGATTAGGCGCCAATAGAAGAACTTCAGTACGGTGCCATCAGAAAATTCACAACGATCCCTGCCGAGCCTTCTTCATCAGGACGGTCATCGGTCACAACGTTGGCTACGACATTTCTCAGTCTGGCCAAACTAAGCTCAAATGGTCTCGTCACTTGATCGCTCCTCCAATCGGGTCAAAATACGACTTCGGCTCCAGGTCGACTCTCGAACAGAACCGGACATTCAACGCTAGCGACCATCGGCAGCGCGACGATCGTCCGACTCACTCTTGGATTAAGCTGACTCATTTCTGTTCTCAGGGCACATTCCGCTCAGAAACGCTCCGGCCGCACCACCTCCACGTCGCTGACCGAGACCAGTCCCACCTGCCGGGAGACGATCGCGAAGACGGCCTCCAGCAGGCCGTCGAGGCGGCCGGGATCGACGATGCACCACAGCGCGAACATGCCGGCGGCGTCTCCGATCTGGCCGTCCGAGTCCCATTGCCCGGCCTGGCCGCGTCCCGCGGCGAGGGGCACGACGGAAAATCCGCTGACGCCGGCCGACACCAGCTCGTCCGTCAGGCGCTTCAGCAGGGCCCGCTCGATCAGGATTTCGACGCGCTTCTTGGCAAACATCTGCATGCTGTCCTCATTCTGCGATCATCTGTGCGGCGGCGATGTAGAGGGGGATGCCGACCGTGAGGTTGAACGGAAACGTCAGACCGAGCGAGAGTGTGAGCGCGATCGCGGGATTGGCCGCAGGCAGCGCCAGCCGCATCGCGGCCGGCACGGCGATGTAGGAGGCGGATGCGCCGAGCGTCATCAACACGGCCATGCTGCCGGCCCGCAATCCGATCAGCCACGCCAGGGCCGCCGCCAGCGCGGCGCTGACCAGCGGCATGACCCAGGCAAAGGCAGCGACGGGGACGGACAGCGATCTCCAGCCGTCCCGGAGACCCCGGCCGGCGATCAGTCCCATGTCCAGCAGGAAGATGCACAGGAAGCCTGCGAACGCGTCGAGCAGGAAGGGCTTGAGCGATGTCATGCCGCGTTCGCCCGTAATGCAGCCGACCGCGAAGGCGCCGAGCAGGGCGACGATCGAGCCGTTGAGTGCAATCTCCCGCAGGAAATCCTTTGGCATCTCTCCCTCGGTCCGGCCTCGCCCGGTCCGCGCGATGAAGAGCGCGGAGAAGATCGCCGGCGTTTCCATCGCGGCCGCCACGGCGATCATGTAGCCGTCGAAGGGCAGGGCGAGCTGGGTCAGGGCGCCCGTGACGGCGACGAAGGTCACGGCCGAGATCGACCCGTAATGTCCGGCCACCGCTGCGGCGTTGATATGGTCGAGGCCGGCGACGTTGCGCAGGAAGGCGTAGGCGACGAAGGGCAAGCCGCCGGACAAGGCAATTCCGGCGGCGATCGTTGCGACGAGCGTCAGCGTCAAGCCCTGGTGGGCGACCTCGGCGCCGCCCCGAAAGCCGATCGAGATCAGCAGATATAGCGAGAGAAAACGCGCGATCGCCTCGGGCACCGACAGGTCGGACCGGCCAAGCGAAGCCCCAAGACCCATGCCGAAGAACAGCACCGGAGGCGAGACAAGATTCTGAACGGCGAGCGCCAGCACGGGACCCCCAAGACTCATTTCGATGAATGGCGGTCTGATAGCTTTGGGCTGTCCTTTGTTGAAATTGATAGTATTAAGCATCATCATTGAGAAAGGTAATGATGATGCCGCGCACGCGCGTCAATCTGGACATCGACCTGGTCAGGTCCTTCGTCACCATCGTGTCGCTCGGAAACTTCACGCGGGCCGCCCAGGCGCTCGGCGTCCAGCAGTCCACGATCTCGCTGCAGATCCGCCGGCTGGAGGAGCAGATCGGCGGCAAGCTGCTGGAGCGTTCGCCGCAATCGGTTGCGCTCACCGCCGAAGGCGAGACGTTCTTCGACTATGCGCGGCGCATGCTCGATCTGAACGACGAGATGGTGTCGCGCATCCAGGAGCCGGCGATGCGCGGGCTGGTTCGGCTCGGGGCTCCCGAGGATTTCGCGACCCGCCATCTTCCCGACGTGCTTGCGCGTTTCGCCCAGGCCTATCCGCAGGTCGATCTCGAGGTCACCTGCGATCTGACGATGAATCTCATCGAGCGCTTCCGGAAGGGCGCGTTCGACCTCGCCCTGATCAAGCGTGAACGATCCATCGAGATCCCCGGCACCCGCGTCTGGCGTGAGCCGCTGGTCTGGGTGACGGGCGGGCTCGATCTCAGGCAGGGAGTCTTGCCGCTGGCGGTATCGCCCAAACCCTGCGTCTACAGGAAGCGGGCGACCGAAGCGCTCGATCGCGCCAAGCGGTCCTGGCGGGTCGCCTATACCTGCGGTTCGCTGGCGGGGACGCTAGCGGCCGTGCGCGCCCGGCTTGGCGTCACGGTGCTTCCCAAGGACATGGTCCCCCCGGATCTGCATGTCGTGGACGGAAAGCCGATGCCTGACCTGAAGGATACCGAGATCGCGATCCTGGAGCGCGACCGTCTCCCCAGGCCGGCGCAGCGCCTCAAGGACTTCGTGATCAAGACCCTGAGTTGATGCGTCCCGCGGGGTAAGCGGTGATCCAAGAGCACGCGCCGCGCGTTATCCGGTGTCGTTCGTCATGGAGGCGGTTGCATCGTGGCGGCGGATAACGCGAAAGGTTTGATGGCGTGACTGTGGATACCGGAATTGCTCCCAATCGGCTGCAGCGGCCGAGCCGTGAAGAAGCCGAAGCCGCATTTCGGACCATCATCCGATGGGCGGGTGATGATCCGGATCGGCCCGGCTTGCTGGACACGCCGGCGCGGGCCGCGCGTGCGTTCGAGGAATATTTCGCGGGCTATGAGCAGGATCCGATTCAGATCCTCGACAGGACCTTCGACGAGACCGGCAGCTACGAGGAGATGGTGATCCTGCGCGGTATCTCGTTCGAAAGCCATTGCGAGCATCATATCGCGCCCATCATCGGCCGCGCCTGGGTCGCCTATGTGCCGGATGGCCGTGTCGTCGGCATCTCGAAGCTCGCGCGCGTGGTGCAGGTCTACGCCAAGCGATTCCAGATCCAGGAGCGCATGACGTCTGAAATTGCGTCGGCAGTGCAGAAAGCTCTGAAGCCTAAGGGCGTCGGCGTCATCCTCAAGGCCAATCACCACTGCATGTCGAGCCGCGGGGTGCAGAAAATCGGTTCCGACATGGTGACCAGCTGCATGCTTGGCTGCTTTCGCGACAATCCGATCTCGCGTCAGGAGTTCATGGCCATGGTCGAGGATTGAGCGCGGCACTGCGCCGCAGGATTTTCGAACAGGCAGGTGATCCAGCCGCCGCGAGGCTCCGTTTCGTCAATGTCGATCGCATCTGATCGCACGGTGGATGCGAGATCTCGTGCGCATCCGTCACATCGGTTGAGACTCAATCACAGCAACTCGGAGAAAATGATGACGCCTGCAATACGTTCGTTCGTGGCCGGAGCCGCCATGCTGGCTGGCTTGCTCGGCCCCTCGATGGCGCGCGCCGCGGATATCGTGGACACCGCTGTTTCTGCCGGC harbors:
- a CDS encoding P-II family nitrogen regulator, encoding MQMFAKKRVEILIERALLKRLTDELVSAGVSGFSVVPLAAGRGQAGQWDSDGQIGDAAGMFALWCIVDPGRLDGLLEAVFAIVSRQVGLVSVSDVEVVRPERF
- a CDS encoding sodium-dependent bicarbonate transport family permease — its product is MLALAVQNLVSPPVLFFGMGLGASLGRSDLSVPEAIARFLSLYLLISIGFRGGAEVAHQGLTLTLVATIAAGIALSGGLPFVAYAFLRNVAGLDHINAAAVAGHYGSISAVTFVAVTGALTQLALPFDGYMIAVAAAMETPAIFSALFIARTGRGRTEGEMPKDFLREIALNGSIVALLGAFAVGCITGERGMTSLKPFLLDAFAGFLCIFLLDMGLIAGRGLRDGWRSLSVPVAAFAWVMPLVSAALAAALAWLIGLRAGSMAVLMTLGASASYIAVPAAMRLALPAANPAIALTLSLGLTFPFNLTVGIPLYIAAAQMIAE
- a CDS encoding LysR family transcriptional regulator, which translates into the protein MMMPRTRVNLDIDLVRSFVTIVSLGNFTRAAQALGVQQSTISLQIRRLEEQIGGKLLERSPQSVALTAEGETFFDYARRMLDLNDEMVSRIQEPAMRGLVRLGAPEDFATRHLPDVLARFAQAYPQVDLEVTCDLTMNLIERFRKGAFDLALIKRERSIEIPGTRVWREPLVWVTGGLDLRQGVLPLAVSPKPCVYRKRATEALDRAKRSWRVAYTCGSLAGTLAAVRARLGVTVLPKDMVPPDLHVVDGKPMPDLKDTEIAILERDRLPRPAQRLKDFVIKTLS
- the folE gene encoding GTP cyclohydrolase I FolE translates to MTVDTGIAPNRLQRPSREEAEAAFRTIIRWAGDDPDRPGLLDTPARAARAFEEYFAGYEQDPIQILDRTFDETGSYEEMVILRGISFESHCEHHIAPIIGRAWVAYVPDGRVVGISKLARVVQVYAKRFQIQERMTSEIASAVQKALKPKGVGVILKANHHCMSSRGVQKIGSDMVTSCMLGCFRDNPISRQEFMAMVED